The following coding sequences lie in one Vitis vinifera cultivar Pinot Noir 40024 chromosome 19, ASM3070453v1 genomic window:
- the LOC100264978 gene encoding disease resistance protein SUMM2, with the protein MDFVSPILEIVNRLWDCCDKRAVFIRQLPENLKSLRDEMEELKNVYRDVKKRVEDEQKLQKEIKHVVTGWIRSVESMEGEVNEMLTKGEEEIKKKCLGTCCTCCTCCPRNCRASYELGKMVPKKINAVSQLCSKANNFQEVAVPLPTPPAIELPLDNTVGLDSLSEEVWRCLQDDKVRTIGLYGMGGVGKTTLLKRINNEFLETSFEFDIVIWVVVSKPASVEKIQEMVLRQCDAPDNRWKGRSEDEKAKEIYNILKTRKFILLLDDIWEQLNLLKIGFPLNDQNMSKVIFTTRFLNVCEAMGAESIKVECLKFKDAFALFQSNVGEATFNSHPRIPKLAKIVVEECKGLPLALMIAGGAMKGKKTPQEWQKNIELLQSYPSKVPGMENDLFRVLALSYDNLSKANVKSCFLYCSMFPEDWEISCKQLIELWIGEGFLDEWHHIHDARTNGEEIIEQLNASCLLESGQYEKHVKMHDVIRDMALWLACENGEKKNKCVIKERGRWIEGHEIAEWKETQRMSLWDNSIEDSTEPPDFRNLETLLASGESMKSFPSQFFRHMSAIRVLDLSNSELMVLPAEIGNLKTLHYLNLSKTEIESLPMKLKNLTKLRCLILDDMEKLEAIPSQLISSLSSLQLFSLYASIGCNGDWGFLLEELACLKHVSDISIPLRSVLHTQKSVDSHKLGRSIRRLSLQDCTGMTTMELSPYLQILQIWRCFDLADVKINLGRGQEFSKLSEVEIIRCPKLLHLTCLAFAPNLLSLRVEYCESMQEVITEDEEIGISEVEQCSDAFSVLTTLSLSYLSNLRSICGGALSFPSLREITVKHCPRLRKLTFDSNTNCLRKIEGEQHWWDGLDWEDQTIKQKLTQYFVPK; encoded by the exons ATGGACTTTGTGAGTCCAATCCTGGAAATCGTCAACCGCTTATGGGATTGCTGTGATAAGCGTGCTGTTTTCATCCGTCAACTCCCAGAAAATCTCAAGTCTTTGAGAGATGAAATGGAGGAACTTAAGAATGTGTATAGAGATGTGAAGAAAAGGGTGGAAGATGAACAGAAACTTCAGAAGGAGATTAAACATGTGGTGACTGGCTGGATCCGCAGCGTAGAATCCATGGAAGGAGAAGTGAACGAAATGTTgacaaaaggagaagaagaaatcaAGAAGAAATGTCTCGGAACCTGTTGCACCTGTTGCACCTGTTGCCCCAGAAACTGTCGCGCCAGCTACGAGCTTGGAAAGATGGTACCTAAAAAGATTAATGCTGTGTCTCAATTGTGCAGTAAGGCAAATAATTTCCAGGAGGTGGCTGTCCCTTTGCCTACACCTCCGGCGATCGAG CTGCCTTTGGACAACACGGTGGGCTTGGATTCCTTGTCTGAGGAGGTATGGAGATGCCTGCAAGATGACAAGGTGAGAACTATTGGATTATACGGGATGGGGGGTGTGGGGAAAACAACCCTCTTGAAAAGAATCAATAATGAATTCCTCGAAACCAGCTTTGAATTTGATATAGTGATTTGGGTTGTTGTGTCCAAACCGGCAAGTGTGGAAAAAATCCAAGAAATGGTTCTCCGTCAGTGTGACGCTCCTGATAACAGATGGAAAGGTAGGAGTGAGGATGAAAAGGCTAAGGAAATATACAATATCTTGAAAACAAGGAAATTTATACTCTTGTTAGATGACATATGGGAGCAGCTAAATCTCTTAAAAATCGGGTTTCCTCTGAATGATCAAAATATGTCCAAAGTAATATTTACAACCCGATTTTTGAATGTGTGTGAAGCTATGGGAGCTGAGAGCATTAAAGTGGAGTGCTTGAAATTCAAGGACGCCTTCGCTTTGTTTCAAAGCAATGTGGGAGAAGCCACCTTCAATTCTCATCCAAGGATACCCAAGCTCGCAAAGATTGTCGTTGAAGAATGTAAAGGCCTGCCGCTTGCCCTCATGATTGCTGGAGGAgcaatgaaaggaaagaaaactcCCCAAGAATGGCAGAAAAACATAGAACTGTTGCAGAGCTATCCATCAAAAGTTCCAGGTATGGAGAATGATTTGTTTCGAGTTTTAGCATTGAGTTATGACAACTTGAGCAAAGCCAACGTCAAATCATGTTTCCTATATTGCTCCATGTTCCCGGAAGATTGGGAAATTTCTTGCAAGCAGCTCATAGAACTATGGATAGGGGAGGGGTTTCTCGATGAATGGCATCACATACATGATGCACGTACTAATGGAGAGGAAATTATTGAACAGCTAAATGCTTCATGTCTGTTGGAGAGTGGTCAATATGAAAAGCATGTAAAAATGCATGATGTGATTCGGGACATGGCTTTGTGGTTGGCTTGTGAAAATGGGGAGAAGAAGAACAAATGCGTGATAAAAGAGCGTGGAAGATGGATTGAAGGTCACGAAATTGCAGAGTGGAAGGAGACCCAAAGAATGTCGTTGTGGGATAATAGTATTGAAGATTCCACTGAACCACCGGATTTTCGAAATCTCGAGACTTTGCTTGCATCAGGTGAGTCGATGAAGTCATTTCCAAGCCAATTCTTCAGACACATGTCTGCCATAAGAGTTCTGGACTTGTCAAATTCTGAATTGATGGTGTTACCTGCAGAGATTGGTAACCTAAAAACTCTGCATTATCTTAATTTGTCAAAAACAGAAATAGAGAGTCTCCCAATGAAGCTCAAAAATTTGACAAAACTAAGGTGCTTGATATTGGATGATATGGAAAAACTTGAAGCAATTCCATCTCAGTTGATATCAAGCCTTTCATCTTTGCAGTTGTTCAGTCTTTATGCTTCCATAGGTTGCAATGGAGACTGGGGATTCCTCTTAGAGGAGCTAGCGTGCTTGAAACATGTGAGTGACATATCTATCCCTCTAAGAAGTGTCCTTCACACCCAAAAGTCAGTCGACTCCCACAAGTTAGGAAGGAGCATAAGAAGGCTAAGCCTACAAGACTGCACTGGCATGACCACAATGGAACTATCCCCTTACCTACAGATTCTTCAAATATGGAGATGTTTTGATTTGGCAGATGTGAAAATCAATCTGGGAAGGGGACAAGAATTCTCCAAACTTTCCGAAGTGGAGATAATTAGGTGTCCAAAATTGCTGCACTTGACATGTCTTGCTTTTGCTCCAAACCTTTTGTCTCTCCGTGTGGAATACTGCGAGTCAATGCAAGAAGTGATCACAGAAGATGAAGAGATTGGAATTTCAGAAGTTGAACAATGTTCAGATGCATTCTCAGTACTCACAACTCTCAGTTTATCTTATTTATCAAATCTAAGGAGTATATGTGGAGGAGCTCTGTCATTTCCTTCCCTAAGAGAGATCACTGTGAAACACTGTCCAAGGCTAAGGAAGCTGACATTTGATTCCAACACCAACTGTTTGCGTAAAATCGAGGGAGAACAACACTGGTGGGATGGGTTGGATTGGGAAGATCAAACCATTAAGCAGAAACTCACTCAATATTTTGTGCCTAAATGA